In Polaribacter sp. L3A8, a genomic segment contains:
- a CDS encoding response regulator, which produces MIEKILVVEDFDVINSGIKIALDELKIKEVDFISYCDEAFLKIKNANLNGVPYDLIISDLSFKNDGTPQELKSGDELIEKIRKEFLDLKIIVFSVEDKSYRIQNLYKNLKIQGYVWKSRNGLKELKNAIDSVSNSVQFYISPDLNIEIHPKKAIEITDFDIYLIDCLSKGLVQEAISKKLKEKGMSPSSISAIEKRLKFLKEHFNANNPAHLVAIAKDFGLI; this is translated from the coding sequence ATGATAGAAAAAATTTTAGTTGTAGAAGATTTTGATGTTATTAATAGCGGAATTAAAATAGCTTTAGATGAACTGAAGATAAAGGAGGTAGATTTTATTTCTTATTGTGACGAAGCTTTCTTAAAAATTAAAAACGCCAATCTAAATGGTGTACCTTATGATTTAATTATTTCTGATTTATCTTTTAAGAATGATGGCACACCACAAGAATTAAAATCGGGAGATGAGCTCATCGAAAAAATAAGAAAAGAATTTCTTGATTTAAAAATTATTGTTTTTTCTGTTGAAGATAAATCATATAGAATTCAGAATTTATATAAGAATTTAAAAATTCAAGGATATGTTTGGAAGAGTAGAAACGGATTAAAAGAATTAAAAAATGCTATTGATTCAGTGTCTAACTCAGTTCAATTTTATATTTCACCTGATTTAAATATTGAAATTCACCCTAAAAAAGCAATTGAAATTACAGATTTCGATATTTATCTAATAGACTGTTTGTCTAAAGGACTCGTACAGGAAGCTATTAGTAAAAAATTAAAAGAAAAAGGAATGTCTCCTTCTAGTATAAGTGCAATTGAAAAAAGATTAAAGTTTTTAAAAGAACATTTTAATGCGAATAATCCAGCGCATTTGGTTGCTATTGCTAAAGATTTCGGACTTATCTAA
- a CDS encoding sensor histidine kinase yields the protein MKQVKVAFLFFLLLAFLSCEKEVEKEKSLSKESKIKVLLKTPNYKKLDNVEKLKFSKKIAKEMKLEVSDTYLIYNNISYLYGKLPKIDSAIVFSKKMLNLPNVLESDELQGKVFFKLGNYFNRINLKDSAYFYYSNSKKYFLKTKDSVYISNALINLAILESDFGSYSSSDSTAVQALKFLKSNNASLKAKVFNCMAINSKKQSLYKEAISYYNKSILISKSKSSKIIYKNNVANVFKEQKKYSKSILILEDLLKDTITHQKTKARIIDNLAHTKWLNDVSSAILKELLLAKSIRITEKDNYGLIASYSHLSEFFNKKDNTKSLFYANEMYKIAKQEKSLQDLLEAIDKIVNFQSPQKSIKYYKESIRLRDSLQEAETKRQYKFAKIKYNYEEEEKQKQKFKTLATENKLVAEQEYSDKKNIFILGILLTSGLLILIYRRKYQYKKRILQESYNTETRIAKKLHDELGNDIFNTLVKVQNPKIETVEIINDLDKIYLQTRAISHENDSIETGADFENYFRELVAGYNSNTSKIILKDLSTLDLNNLKKEKQIVIYRVFNELFVNMKKHSKASIVVLACKKTNHNIEMNYTDNGVGFKENTIIFKNGLKNMETRIKTINGSINFENKPNKGLKVNIHFKN from the coding sequence ATGAAACAAGTAAAAGTTGCATTCCTCTTTTTTCTTTTATTAGCTTTTTTATCTTGTGAAAAAGAAGTTGAAAAAGAAAAGAGTTTAAGTAAGGAATCTAAAATAAAGGTATTATTAAAAACCCCTAACTATAAAAAATTAGATAATGTAGAGAAGCTTAAGTTTTCAAAAAAGATAGCTAAAGAAATGAAATTAGAGGTTTCAGATACGTATTTAATCTATAACAATATTAGCTATTTATATGGTAAGTTACCTAAAATTGATAGTGCAATTGTTTTCTCAAAAAAAATGTTAAACCTACCTAATGTTTTAGAAAGCGATGAATTACAGGGAAAAGTTTTTTTTAAACTTGGTAATTATTTTAATAGAATTAATTTAAAGGATAGTGCTTATTTTTATTATTCTAATTCTAAAAAATATTTCTTAAAAACTAAAGATAGTGTTTATATAAGTAATGCTTTAATCAATTTAGCCATTTTAGAGTCAGATTTTGGTAGTTATTCTAGTAGTGATTCTACTGCTGTGCAAGCTTTAAAATTTTTAAAAAGTAATAACGCAAGCCTTAAAGCAAAAGTATTTAATTGCATGGCTATAAATTCTAAGAAACAGTCTTTATATAAAGAAGCAATTTCTTATTACAATAAAAGTATTCTTATTTCGAAGAGTAAAAGTTCTAAAATTATTTATAAAAACAACGTTGCTAATGTTTTTAAGGAGCAAAAGAAATATTCTAAGTCAATTTTAATTCTAGAAGACTTATTAAAAGATACCATTACACATCAGAAAACAAAAGCCAGAATTATTGATAATTTAGCACATACTAAGTGGTTAAATGATGTAAGTAGTGCTATATTAAAAGAGTTGTTATTAGCAAAATCAATCAGAATTACAGAAAAAGATAATTATGGCTTAATTGCTAGTTATAGCCATTTATCAGAGTTCTTCAATAAAAAAGACAATACTAAATCATTGTTTTATGCGAATGAAATGTATAAAATAGCTAAGCAAGAAAAAAGTTTACAAGACTTATTAGAAGCTATAGATAAAATTGTCAACTTTCAATCACCTCAAAAATCTATTAAGTATTATAAAGAAAGTATTAGATTAAGAGATAGTTTGCAAGAAGCAGAAACAAAGCGTCAATATAAATTTGCTAAGATTAAATACAATTATGAAGAAGAAGAAAAACAAAAACAAAAATTTAAAACACTAGCTACCGAAAATAAGTTAGTTGCAGAACAAGAATATAGTGATAAGAAAAATATTTTTATTCTTGGTATTCTATTAACATCCGGGTTGTTAATTTTAATTTATAGAAGAAAATATCAATACAAAAAAAGAATTTTACAAGAGAGTTATAATACGGAAACAAGAATTGCTAAGAAGTTACATGACGAATTGGGGAATGATATTTTTAATACGCTTGTTAAGGTGCAAAACCCTAAGATAGAAACAGTCGAAATTATAAACGATTTAGATAAAATATACCTTCAAACTCGGGCAATTTCTCACGAGAATGATTCAATTGAAACGGGTGCCGATTTTGAAAATTATTTTAGAGAATTAGTAGCTGGGTATAATTCTAATACCTCTAAAATTATCTTAAAAGATTTATCTACTTTAGATCTTAATAATTTAAAGAAAGAGAAACAGATTGTAATATATAGAGTTTTTAATGAGTTGTTTGTTAACATGAAAAAGCATAGTAAAGCGAGTATAGTTGTTTTAGCTTGCAAGAAAACAAACCACAATATAGAAATGAACTATACTGATAATGGAGTAGGCTTTAAAGAGAATACTATTATTTTTAAAAATGGACTTAAAAATATGGAAACCCGTATAAAAACTATTAATGGAAGCATTAATTTTGAAAATAAGCCCAACAAAGGTTTAAAAGTTAATATCCATTTTAAAAATTAA
- the ettA gene encoding energy-dependent translational throttle protein EttA, with the protein MSDDKKVIFSMNKLSKTYKSTGKQVLKDIYLSFFYGAKIGILGLNGSGKSTLLKIIAGVEKNFQGDVTFAPGYKVGYLEQEPQLDPEKTVLEVVKEGVAETVAILDEYNKINDMFGLEEVYSDADKMDKLMAQQAVLQDKIDAANAWELDTKLEIAMDALRTPDSDKKIGVLSGGEKRRVALCRLLLQEPEILLLDEPTNHLDAESVHWLEHHLAQYKGTVIAVTHDRYFLDNVAGWILELDRGEGIPWKGNYAAWLDQKSKRMAQESKTASKHQKTLERELDWVRQGAKGRQTKQKARLKNYDKLMSQDQKQTDEKLEIYIPNGPRLGTNVIEATGVSKAFGEKLLYDNLEFNLPQAGIVGIIGPNGAGKTTIFKMIMGEEIPDGGSFNVGETAKIAYVDQAHSDIDPEKTIWENFSDGQDLVMMGGKQVNSRAYLSRFNFSGSEQNKKVNTLSGGERNRLHLAMTLKEEGNVLLLDEPTNDLDVNTLRALEEGLDNFAGCAVVISHDRWFLDRVCTHILAFEGNSEVYFFEGGFSEYEENKKKRLGGDLMPKRIKYRKLIR; encoded by the coding sequence ATGAGCGACGATAAGAAAGTAATCTTTTCGATGAATAAGTTGTCTAAAACTTATAAATCTACAGGAAAGCAAGTTTTAAAAGATATTTACTTAAGCTTCTTTTATGGAGCAAAAATTGGTATTCTTGGTTTAAATGGATCAGGAAAATCAACTTTATTAAAAATTATAGCAGGTGTAGAGAAGAATTTTCAAGGTGATGTAACTTTTGCGCCAGGATATAAAGTAGGGTACTTAGAACAAGAGCCACAATTAGATCCAGAAAAGACAGTTTTAGAAGTTGTAAAAGAAGGAGTTGCAGAAACAGTTGCAATTTTAGATGAGTACAATAAAATAAACGATATGTTTGGTTTAGAAGAAGTTTATTCTGATGCAGATAAGATGGATAAACTAATGGCGCAACAAGCAGTATTGCAAGATAAAATTGATGCTGCTAATGCGTGGGAATTAGATACCAAATTAGAAATAGCAATGGATGCTTTAAGAACTCCAGATTCTGACAAGAAAATTGGTGTACTTTCTGGTGGAGAAAAAAGACGTGTTGCTTTATGTAGATTATTATTACAAGAACCAGAAATTTTATTATTAGATGAGCCTACCAATCACTTGGATGCAGAATCTGTACACTGGTTAGAGCACCATTTAGCACAATATAAAGGAACCGTAATTGCTGTAACGCATGATAGATATTTCTTAGATAATGTTGCTGGTTGGATTCTTGAATTAGATAGAGGAGAAGGAATTCCTTGGAAAGGTAATTATGCTGCTTGGTTAGATCAAAAATCTAAGAGAATGGCACAAGAAAGCAAAACAGCTTCTAAACACCAGAAAACGTTAGAAAGAGAATTAGATTGGGTTCGTCAAGGAGCAAAAGGTCGTCAAACAAAGCAAAAAGCGCGTTTGAAGAATTATGACAAATTGATGAGTCAAGATCAGAAGCAAACAGACGAAAAATTAGAAATATACATTCCTAATGGTCCACGTTTAGGAACAAATGTTATTGAAGCTACTGGTGTTTCTAAAGCTTTTGGAGAAAAATTATTATATGATAATTTAGAATTTAATCTTCCGCAAGCGGGAATTGTTGGTATTATTGGTCCCAATGGAGCTGGTAAAACCACTATTTTTAAAATGATTATGGGAGAAGAAATTCCTGATGGTGGAAGCTTTAATGTAGGTGAAACTGCTAAAATTGCTTATGTAGATCAAGCACATTCAGATATTGACCCAGAGAAAACAATTTGGGAAAACTTTTCTGACGGACAAGATTTAGTAATGATGGGAGGTAAGCAAGTAAATTCTCGTGCGTATTTAAGTCGTTTTAATTTCTCTGGAAGTGAGCAAAACAAAAAAGTAAATACACTTTCTGGTGGAGAGCGTAACCGTTTGCATTTAGCAATGACTTTAAAGGAAGAAGGAAACGTGTTGTTATTAGATGAGCCAACAAATGACTTGGATGTAAATACATTAAGAGCATTAGAAGAAGGTTTAGATAACTTTGCTGGTTGTGCAGTAGTTATTAGTCACGATAGATGGTTTTTAGATAGAGTTTGTACACACATTTTAGCTTTTGAAGGGAATAGTGAAGTCTATTTCTTTGAAGGGGGTTTTTCTGAGTATGAAGAAAATAAAAAGAAACGTTTAGGTGGAGATTTAATGCCAAAACGTATTAAATATAGAAAGTTAATTAGATAA
- a CDS encoding CAL67264 family membrane protein → MGMNKNTVLGWATMLMLLMGIILILMGAYRYEDVAGWGFATVGIGFFCIAWVFNALKGRV, encoded by the coding sequence ATGGGAATGAATAAAAATACGGTATTAGGATGGGCAACCATGTTAATGCTTTTAATGGGGATTATTCTAATTTTAATGGGAGCTTATAGATACGAAGATGTTGCTGGTTGGGGTTTTGCAACTGTAGGTATTGGTTTCTTTTGTATTGCATGGGTTTTTAATGCCTTAAAAGGAAGAGTATAA
- the lpxD gene encoding UDP-3-O-(3-hydroxymyristoyl)glucosamine N-acyltransferase, with protein sequence MKSFSVEEIASLVKGELVGNCKDIINAPAQIESAIKGNVTFIGSSKYARLWEKSNASLAIVYDGIKILPGEGKAFIKVKNADLAMAVLLEAFEPEPPYFETDIHSTAVIDKTVKLGNGCKIGANSYIGKNVVLGDNVTVYPNVSIFDDTTIGNETVIWSGTVIRERSKIGSHCIFHINVSIGADGFGYRPSSDGRGLVKIIHIGNVVIGNAVEIGANSCVDRGKFSSTILGDGCKIDNLVQIGHNSVLGRCCIMAGHSGLAGSVTLGDGVIIGGSASIKDHVTIHSGAKVGAGSGVISDVAAGESVVGYPACNSREKMKQWVALRKLARN encoded by the coding sequence ATGAAATCATTTTCTGTAGAAGAAATAGCATCACTTGTAAAAGGTGAATTAGTTGGTAATTGTAAAGATATTATTAATGCTCCGGCGCAAATAGAAAGTGCAATTAAAGGAAATGTAACCTTTATAGGGAGTTCTAAATATGCACGTTTATGGGAAAAATCAAACGCTAGTTTAGCAATTGTTTATGATGGAATAAAAATTTTACCCGGAGAAGGAAAAGCATTTATTAAAGTAAAAAATGCAGATTTGGCAATGGCTGTTTTGTTGGAGGCTTTTGAACCAGAGCCACCTTATTTTGAAACAGATATTCATTCTACAGCAGTGATAGATAAAACGGTAAAGTTAGGAAATGGATGTAAAATTGGTGCCAATTCTTATATCGGAAAAAATGTAGTTTTAGGTGATAATGTAACAGTTTATCCTAATGTTTCTATTTTTGATGATACTACAATTGGAAACGAAACCGTTATTTGGTCTGGTACTGTTATTAGAGAACGCAGTAAAATAGGGAGTCATTGTATTTTTCATATCAATGTTAGTATTGGAGCAGATGGTTTTGGTTATAGACCAAGTTCAGATGGTAGAGGTTTAGTAAAAATAATACATATTGGAAATGTAGTTATAGGAAATGCTGTAGAAATTGGCGCAAATTCTTGTGTAGATCGTGGTAAATTTAGTTCTACTATTTTAGGAGATGGTTGCAAGATAGATAATTTAGTGCAAATAGGTCATAATTCTGTATTAGGAAGATGTTGTATCATGGCAGGACACAGTGGTTTAGCGGGTTCTGTAACTTTAGGAGATGGTGTAATTATTGGCGGAAGCGCTTCTATAAAAGATCATGTAACAATACATTCTGGTGCTAAAGTTGGTGCAGGTTCTGGGGTTATTAGTGATGTAGCGGCAGGAGAATCAGTAGTTGGTTATCCGGCTTGTAATTCTAGAGAAAAAATGAAACAGTGGGTGGCTTTGCGTAAACTAGCAAGAAACTAA